From a region of the Salvelinus alpinus chromosome 2, SLU_Salpinus.1, whole genome shotgun sequence genome:
- the LOC139568085 gene encoding B-cell receptor CD22-like isoform X2, producing MYSIISENEDSYFCAVKGSLSSPAVYKPKNTSVSVSPSGEIVEDSSVTLTCSSDANPPVQSYTWWYKKNGGGYQSMTGPQHVFSQIQSPDTGEYYCEAQNEMGTDRSRTINMDVKYDPKNTSVSVSPSGEIVEGSSVTLTCSSDANPPVDKYTWYFQNKTFLNGFGQIYNISNFQSKDNGHYHCEAWNGRGSRNSTALMIILPGKQTVLTAAVGIIVVLLVLILCFSGLMWFRKKASKSISDTRDTSENVQGDSSPVYDNISGMTMTSTAAQTAATVDQDDVHYASVHFSRFKNQEVPLYSTVQLHQPQKQDQDVQYAAVKFNLPSSATQPTVEQAAEEDSSVLYSTVNKPRTKKT from the exons ATGTACTCCATCATCAGTGAGAATGAAGACAGCTACTTCTGTGCTGTAAAAGGCAGTCTCagctctcctgcagtgt ATAAACCAaagaacacctcagtgtcagtcagtccctctggtgaaatagtggaggacagttcagtgactctgacctgcagcagtgatgccaacccacctgtccAGAGTTACACCTGGTGGTACAAGAAGAATGGAGGTGGCTATCAGAGTATGACAGGACCACAGCATGTCTTCAGTCAAATCCAGTCACCTGACACTGGAGAGTACTACTGTGAGGCCCAGAATGAGATGGGGACAGACAGGTCTAGGACCATAAACATGGATGTGAAGT ATGACCCAaagaacacctcagtgtcagtcagtccctctggtgaaatagtggagggcagttcagtgactctgacctgcagcagtgatgccaacccacctgtggacaaatacacctggtactTTCAAAATAAGACTTTTCTAAATGGATTTGGACAGATCTACAACATAAGTAACTTCCAGTCTAAGGACAATGGACATTACCACTGTGAGGCCTGGAATGGAAGAGGATCTAGGAACTCTACAGCTCTGATGATCATTTTACCAG GGAAACAAACAGTTCTGACTGCAGCTGTAGGAATCATAGTTGTTCttctggttctcatcctctgtTTCTCTGGACTCATGTGGTTCAG GAAGAAGGCCTCCAAATCCATCTCTGACACAAGAGACACATCAGAGAATGTACAG ggaGACTCTAGTCCAGTGTATGACAACATCTCAGGCATGACCATGACCTCTACTGCAGCACAGACAGCAGCCACCGTCGACCAGGATGACGTTCACTATGCCAGCGTCCACTTCTCTCGCTTCAAAAACCAGGAAGTGCCTCTGTACTCCACCGTCCAGCTGCATCAACCACAGAAACAGGACCAAGATGTCCAATACGCTGCTGTGAAATTCAACCTCCCCAGTTCTGCCACCCA GCCCACGGTGGAACAAGCAGCTGAGGAGGACTCCTCTGTTCTCTACAGCACAgtcaacaaacccagaaccaagaagacctga
- the LOC139568085 gene encoding B-cell receptor CD22-like isoform X1 produces the protein MYSIISENEDSYFCAVKGSLSSPAVYKPKNTSVSVSPSGEIVEDSSVTLTCSSDANPPVQSYTWWYKKNGGGYQSMTGPQHVFSQIQSPDTGEYYCEAQNEMGTDRSRTINMDVKYGPKNTSMSVSPSGGIVEGSSVTLTCSSDANPPVEKYTWYKKNGASLTASEKTYNFMTISSEDSGEYYCEAENKYGRLNSSSVSVDVQYDPKNTSVSVSPSGEIVEGSSVTLTCSSDANPPVDKYTWYFQNKTFLNGFGQIYNISNFQSKDNGHYHCEAWNGRGSRNSTALMIILPGKQTVLTAAVGIIVVLLVLILCFSGLMWFRKKASKSISDTRDTSENVQGDSSPVYDNISGMTMTSTAAQTAATVDQDDVHYASVHFSRFKNQEVPLYSTVQLHQPQKQDQDVQYAAVKFNLPSSATQPTVEQAAEEDSSVLYSTVNKPRTKKT, from the exons ATGTACTCCATCATCAGTGAGAATGAAGACAGCTACTTCTGTGCTGTAAAAGGCAGTCTCagctctcctgcagtgt ATAAACCAaagaacacctcagtgtcagtcagtccctctggtgaaatagtggaggacagttcagtgactctgacctgcagcagtgatgccaacccacctgtccAGAGTTACACCTGGTGGTACAAGAAGAATGGAGGTGGCTATCAGAGTATGACAGGACCACAGCATGTCTTCAGTCAAATCCAGTCACCTGACACTGGAGAGTACTACTGTGAGGCCCAGAATGAGATGGGGACAGACAGGTCTAGGACCATAAACATGGATGTGAAGT ATGGCCCAAAGAACACCTCaatgtcagtcagtccctctggtggaatagtggagggcagttcagtgactctgacctgcagcagtgatgccaacccacctgtggaaaaatacacctggtacaagaagaaTGGAGCTTCACTGACAGCATCTGAAAAGACATACAATTTCATGACCATCAGCTCTGAGGACAGTGGAGAATACTACTGTGAGGCTGAGAATAAATATGGACGTCTCAACTCTTCTTCTGTGTCTGTGGACGTTCAGT ATGACCCAaagaacacctcagtgtcagtcagtccctctggtgaaatagtggagggcagttcagtgactctgacctgcagcagtgatgccaacccacctgtggacaaatacacctggtactTTCAAAATAAGACTTTTCTAAATGGATTTGGACAGATCTACAACATAAGTAACTTCCAGTCTAAGGACAATGGACATTACCACTGTGAGGCCTGGAATGGAAGAGGATCTAGGAACTCTACAGCTCTGATGATCATTTTACCAG GGAAACAAACAGTTCTGACTGCAGCTGTAGGAATCATAGTTGTTCttctggttctcatcctctgtTTCTCTGGACTCATGTGGTTCAG GAAGAAGGCCTCCAAATCCATCTCTGACACAAGAGACACATCAGAGAATGTACAG ggaGACTCTAGTCCAGTGTATGACAACATCTCAGGCATGACCATGACCTCTACTGCAGCACAGACAGCAGCCACCGTCGACCAGGATGACGTTCACTATGCCAGCGTCCACTTCTCTCGCTTCAAAAACCAGGAAGTGCCTCTGTACTCCACCGTCCAGCTGCATCAACCACAGAAACAGGACCAAGATGTCCAATACGCTGCTGTGAAATTCAACCTCCCCAGTTCTGCCACCCA GCCCACGGTGGAACAAGCAGCTGAGGAGGACTCCTCTGTTCTCTACAGCACAgtcaacaaacccagaaccaagaagacctga
- the LOC139551954 gene encoding uncharacterized protein → MALRTAGSVLVVFLWSVTVVLGQNGWSVTYTPQSICTLKGSTVELTCSYTYPSGTVTTTFWFTEWGTGVEPEDLGQDPEYTGHLEYHGDKKKDCTLRITDLRERDSATYKFSFITDQTRGRYYGDPGVTLSVTALQVVTYSSWPNSVKITCSTTCTLTDNPTYIWYKNGQHLDESTSPQYRDPVSSNYEDSYSCAVKGHEDLHSPAVCVQYQSCYRVTYTKRRICVLKGSTVNISCTYVGHYSTTSSFWFRSVKSTPKDLTRDPGYAGRVEYTGTYRGPFTLRITDLREEDSAEYRFTFKTYNFEWGHSFPGTTLSVTGNTTLYDTTVNHNELQEKIY, encoded by the exons atggccttgagaacagcaggaagtgtgttggtggtctttctctggtctgtGACAG TGGTACTGGGGCAGAATGGCTGGAGTGTTACATACACCCCTCAGAGTATCTGTAccttgaaggggtcaacagtggagCTGACCTGCTCTTACACATATCCCAGTGGTACAGTCACAACAACCTTCTGGTTCACTGAATGGGGGACTGGTGTAGAACCTGAAGATCTAGGTCAGGACCCAGAGTATACAGGTCATCTGGAGTATCATGGGGATAAGAAGAAAGACTgtaccctgagaatcacagacctgagagagagagactcagctacGTACAAGTTCAGCTTTATAACAGATCAGACCAGAGGGAGATATTATGGTGATCCTGGAGtcactctgtctgtaacag CTCTGCAGGTGGTGACTTATTCAAGTTGGCCAAATTCGGTGAAAATTACCTGTAGCACCACCTGCactctgactgacaaccccacctacatctggtacaagaacggacaacATCTAGATGAGAGCACCTCTCCCCAGTACAGAGACCCAGTCTCCAGTAACTATGAAGACAgctactcctgtgctgtaaaaggccatgaggatctccactctcctgcagtgt GTGTTCAGTATCAGAGCTGCTACAGAGTGACTTACACCAAGAGGAGAATCTGTGtcttgaaggggtcaacagtgaACATATCCTGTACTTATGTTGGTCATTATTCCACCACATCATCATTCTGGTTTAGAAGTGTTAAGTCGACCCCTAAAGACCTAACCAGAGACCCAGGGTATGCAGGTCGTGTGGAGTACACTGGAACATACAGAGGTCCCTtcaccctgagaatcacagatcTGAGAGAGGAGGACTCAGCTGAGTATCGCTTCACTTTTAAAACATACAACTTTGAATGGGGTCATAGTTTCCCAGGAAcaactctgtctgtcacaggtaaTACTACACTGTATGATACAACTGTAAATCATAATGAATTACAGGAGAAAATATATTAA